In the genome of Candidatus Acidiferrales bacterium, one region contains:
- a CDS encoding response regulator codes for MSKPQILIVDDEDALRFLLASELEAEAFDVQSAGDGDEAIEMIRKKIERREKFDVILLDIKMPRVDGFEVLKFVKGNVPETKVIMLTAYADVKNAIESLRQGASDFVSKPYDLDDILTSINRALGK; via the coding sequence ATGTCAAAACCCCAAATCCTTATCGTTGACGATGAAGACGCATTGAGATTCCTTCTTGCAAGTGAATTGGAGGCGGAAGCATTTGATGTTCAGAGTGCGGGAGATGGTGATGAAGCGATTGAGATGATAAGAAAGAAGATTGAGCGGAGAGAAAAATTCGACGTCATATTGCTGGACATAAAAATGCCGAGAGTGGATGGATTTGAAGTTCTGAAGTTTGTCAAGGGGAATGTCCCTGAAACTAAAGTAATTATGCTTACGGCCTACGCCGACGTGAAAAATGCAATCGAGTCGTTGCGGCAGGGGGCTTCAGATTTTGTCAGCAAACCATACGATCTCGACGACATTCTCACGTCTATTAATAGAGCTCTGGGAAAGTAA
- a CDS encoding type II and III secretion system protein, with protein sequence MKKLLLVLIVVSIWPLKSEAQINTVPKELRHEYVSPQQMVSIASTTPFNQAITILDSYSRKFLNKIIVDPDNHTNPIGVDIDRMQWLDALEAILRTNGLWYKEYESYIQVISGQPQQQQQVTVKEEKPALPAGAPTLDSREVSIQAVFFEADLTKLNSRGININYVIQGTWNNFSALGGAGGITTPNAMINAGATVTQGIPSVNGDLNVGGAYNVNNFGTLSALFGLLESENLGKILASPNVTVRSGEEGNVQVGVNFFVTNKDFAGNTVQQMQNAGIIMRAVPTVFTQDSIDFISLELDLQNSSLGGSQQTGQIVNTEQARTKVLLLNGEQTTIGGLYSSNVSSLREGIPVLKDLPWWVFGIKYLTGSDNTTVQNKELIILMRATILPTLKERYDQLSKSGPPPMKSFQQQLQDLDQKIKQYDSESGK encoded by the coding sequence ATGAAAAAGTTGTTACTTGTTTTGATTGTTGTTTCTATTTGGCCATTAAAATCGGAAGCACAAATCAATACTGTGCCAAAAGAACTGCGGCATGAATATGTTTCTCCCCAGCAAATGGTAAGTATTGCGTCGACTACCCCGTTTAATCAGGCGATTACCATCCTGGATAGTTACAGCCGCAAGTTCCTAAACAAGATTATTGTGGATCCGGATAATCATACAAATCCCATTGGAGTCGACATCGACAGGATGCAGTGGCTCGACGCGCTTGAAGCGATCCTGCGAACTAATGGACTGTGGTACAAGGAGTACGAAAGCTATATACAAGTTATATCAGGCCAGCCGCAGCAACAGCAGCAGGTGACTGTCAAAGAAGAGAAACCGGCCCTTCCTGCAGGAGCTCCGACTCTAGATTCGAGAGAAGTGAGCATACAAGCCGTTTTCTTTGAAGCCGACCTTACAAAACTCAATTCACGGGGCATAAACATAAATTATGTCATTCAAGGTACATGGAACAATTTCAGTGCGCTTGGCGGCGCGGGAGGGATCACGACTCCCAATGCCATGATAAATGCAGGTGCCACCGTTACGCAAGGAATACCAAGCGTTAATGGAGATCTGAACGTTGGAGGGGCATACAACGTCAACAATTTCGGAACCCTCTCCGCTTTATTCGGCCTTTTAGAATCTGAAAACTTGGGCAAAATTCTCGCTAGTCCTAATGTAACGGTAAGGTCGGGTGAAGAGGGCAACGTCCAAGTGGGAGTTAACTTTTTTGTGACCAACAAGGACTTCGCGGGGAACACGGTTCAGCAGATGCAAAATGCCGGAATAATAATGAGGGCTGTCCCAACAGTGTTTACACAGGATAGCATAGACTTCATAAGCCTCGAATTGGATTTACAAAACAGCTCGCTGGGTGGGAGCCAACAAACCGGTCAGATAGTAAATACCGAACAGGCGAGAACAAAAGTCTTGCTTTTGAACGGAGAACAGACAACGATCGGAGGCTTGTACAGTTCAAATGTCTCTTCACTCCGCGAGGGAATTCCCGTTCTAAAAGATCTACCCTGGTGGGTATTTGGGATCAAGTACTTGACAGGCTCCGATAATACAACGGTTCAGAACAAGGAACTGATAATCTTAATGAGAGCGACTATTCTGCCGACGTTGAAAGAGCGATATGATCAGCTTAGCAAATCCGGTCCTCCGCCAATGAAGTCGTTCCAACAGCAGCTGCAGGATCTTGATCAGAAAATCAAACAATATGATTCGGAGAGTGGAAAGTGA